A genome region from Candidatus Parcubacteria bacterium includes the following:
- a CDS encoding TldD/PmbA family protein → MKELLSEYSSLLKNLHQIALKSDCYLIARIQEQKTKSVNVIDNKLEQARKDCLLGIGMRVFTKSGHNAFGSIDDIRNKNEVIKLLKQIISSAKKAEKLKFATNKEIFKLKPTRDIIVPKTKYSFEKIKLEEIKKILIDINKEAKEFLLVKANSSFNIAEEIWRITRSDGTDVSFQIPRSVLGSILTYKEKGETIQRGASIGGKSYEILLGRESRQKLIKEIKKLSIVMPKLIKASVYKSGSYDLLLDTRLAGTLIHEAFGHAAESDILYAGSILSKNRKLLKGKKVANSVVSIYDYAQENERGFYPYDSQGVKRKKITIVDKGILKEAISDVYTAEKIGALLTGGSKAEFYSSIPIPRMSNTILEVEKVIDDKIFSKELSDISIQELKNFLVKSDILKKGRKILFLQGTRGGQVNTLKGAFMLGMNALYEFTENSVKLFKPASFSGTTLDALRSIKFALGKKTYGFPGTCGKTGQWAPVSEIANQFIFIAANKKVKIGGN, encoded by the coding sequence ATGAAAGAACTTTTATCTGAATATTCTTCTTTATTAAAAAATCTTCATCAAATCGCTTTAAAAAGCGATTGTTATTTAATTGCGCGCATTCAAGAACAAAAAACAAAATCTGTGAATGTGATAGATAATAAATTAGAACAGGCGAGAAAAGATTGTTTATTAGGCATAGGTATGCGTGTTTTTACCAAGAGTGGTCATAATGCCTTTGGGTCAATAGACGATATTCGCAATAAAAATGAGGTTATTAAACTTTTAAAACAAATTATTTCTTCAGCGAAAAAGGCAGAAAAATTAAAATTTGCTACAAATAAAGAAATTTTCAAACTAAAACCGACAAGAGATATTATAGTTCCTAAGACAAAATATTCTTTTGAGAAAATTAAATTAGAAGAAATTAAAAAAATACTAATTGATATAAACAAAGAAGCAAAAGAGTTCCTTCTAGTAAAAGCTAACAGTTCATTTAATATAGCTGAAGAAATATGGAGAATAACCAGGTCTGACGGAACAGATGTAAGTTTTCAAATTCCTCGCAGTGTTTTGGGTAGTATCTTAACCTATAAGGAAAAGGGAGAAACCATCCAGAGAGGTGCAAGTATAGGCGGTAAAAGTTATGAAATACTGTTAGGTAGAGAAAGTCGGCAAAAGCTGATAAAAGAAATCAAAAAATTATCTATAGTGATGCCCAAATTAATTAAAGCTTCTGTGTATAAATCTGGAAGTTACGATTTACTCTTAGATACACGATTAGCTGGTACCCTAATTCACGAGGCATTTGGGCATGCTGCTGAATCCGATATACTTTATGCAGGTTCTATTCTAAGCAAAAATAGAAAATTATTAAAAGGTAAAAAAGTAGCTAACTCTGTGGTTTCTATTTACGATTATGCTCAAGAAAATGAACGAGGTTTTTATCCCTATGATTCTCAAGGCGTAAAAAGAAAAAAAATAACTATTGTAGATAAAGGAATTTTGAAAGAAGCGATATCTGATGTCTATACAGCAGAAAAAATTGGAGCGCTTTTAACAGGTGGTTCAAAAGCAGAATTTTATAGTTCTATTCCTATACCCCGAATGAGCAACACGATTTTAGAAGTAGAAAAAGTTATTGATGATAAAATATTTTCTAAAGAATTGTCCGACATTTCTATACAAGAGCTCAAAAATTTTTTAGTTAAATCTGATATTTTGAAAAAAGGAAGAAAAATTCTTTTTCTTCAAGGAACCAGAGGAGGACAAGTTAATACCCTAAAAGGAGCATTTATGCTTGGTATGAATGCACTTTACGAATTTACTGAAAACTCGGTTAAATTATTTAAACCTGCTTCGTTTAGCGGAACAACTTTAGATGCTCTTCGCTCAATAAAATTTGCTTTAGGTAAAAAAACTTACGGTTTTCCGGGTACTTGCGGTAAGACAGGACAGTGGGCTCCTGTTTCTGAAATTGCCAATCAATTTATTTTTATTGCTGCCAACAAAAAAGTCAAAATCGGAGGCAATTAG
- a CDS encoding glycine--tRNA ligase: MDNLINKIISLCKRRGFVFPSSEIYGGFSSCYDFGPLGVGLKRNIKNLWWDEMTKLHDNITGLDAGILMSPKVWQASGHLAAGFADELVECKKCHKRFKLDEIETKSRSMREKCPECRGELTKPKKFNLMMKTFVGPVENEAAKTYLRPETCQGIYVNFLNVLNSMRMKIPFGIAQIGKAFRNEITPGNYIFRLREFEQMEMQWFSESSKADDWFNYWKEKRLKWYLNLGIKKENLRAVEIPKKERAHYAKRQIDIEYHFPFGSPGGEAGWKEIEGVHNRGDFDLSNHAKHSKEDLSYFDEANGKKYIPHIIETSVGVERILLAFLCDAYTEVKGGRTETTKAVKEVESVLKLDKRLAPIKAAVLPLVKNKQKLVKKAKEVYKLLKTNFTCQYDEVGSIGRRYRRVDEIGVPFAVTVDFETLEDNAVTLRDRDTMKQERVKINQIVEVINKKFAVAI, encoded by the coding sequence ATGGATAATTTAATAAATAAAATTATTTCTCTTTGCAAAAGGCGGGGATTTGTCTTTCCCAGTTCTGAAATCTATGGCGGTTTTTCAAGCTGTTATGATTTCGGACCTTTGGGAGTAGGACTCAAAAGAAATATTAAAAATCTCTGGTGGGATGAAATGACAAAACTCCATGATAATATTACGGGATTAGATGCTGGTATTCTAATGTCGCCAAAAGTTTGGCAGGCATCTGGTCATTTAGCTGCTGGTTTTGCTGATGAATTAGTTGAATGTAAAAAATGCCATAAGCGATTTAAGTTAGATGAAATAGAAACAAAATCCCGCAGTATGCGGGAAAAATGTCCGGAATGCAGGGGAGAATTAACTAAACCAAAGAAATTTAACCTAATGATGAAGACATTTGTAGGGCCTGTTGAGAATGAAGCAGCTAAAACTTATTTAAGGCCGGAGACCTGTCAGGGGATTTATGTTAATTTTTTAAATGTTTTAAATTCAATGAGAATGAAAATTCCTTTTGGTATTGCCCAGATCGGCAAGGCATTCAGAAATGAAATTACGCCTGGCAATTATATTTTTCGTCTTCGTGAATTTGAACAAATGGAAATGCAGTGGTTCTCTGAATCATCTAAGGCAGATGATTGGTTTAATTATTGGAAAGAAAAGCGCTTAAAATGGTATTTAAATTTAGGGATAAAAAAAGAGAACTTGAGAGCCGTAGAAATTCCTAAAAAAGAACGAGCTCATTATGCTAAACGACAAATAGATATTGAATATCATTTTCCATTCGGCTCGCCGGGCGGCGAAGCGGGCTGGAAGGAAATTGAAGGGGTTCATAATAGAGGTGATTTTGATTTATCCAATCACGCGAAACACAGTAAGGAAGATTTATCTTATTTTGACGAAGCGAATGGCAAAAAATACATTCCTCATATTATTGAAACATCAGTAGGAGTAGAGCGGATTTTATTAGCTTTTCTTTGCGATGCTTATACAGAAGTAAAAGGCGGAAGAACAGAAACAACCAAGGCAGTAAAAGAAGTTGAATCAGTTTTGAAATTAGATAAGCGGTTAGCTCCAATTAAAGCAGCAGTTTTGCCTTTAGTAAAAAACAAGCAGAAGCTGGTAAAAAAAGCTAAAGAAGTTTATAAATTGTTAAAAACCAATTTTACCTGCCAATACGATGAGGTTGGTTCTATAGGTCGCCGGTACCGAAGAGTTGATGAGATTGGTGTTCCTTTTGCAGTTACAGTGGACTTTGAGACCTTGGAGGATAACGCAGTTACTCTCCGCGACCGCGACACAATGAAGCAGGAAAGAGTAAAGATTAATCAAATTGTTGAGGTAATAAATAAGAAATTTGCTGTCGCTATTTGA
- the recO gene encoding DNA repair protein RecO gives MAVHYRTKSFFITEIAQGESDKLFVVYTKDFGKLKILGKAIRKIKSKLRGGAGLFYLSEIEFIQGKTYKTLTDTILINSFPDIRKDLEKLKTAFQISDVLDKLVKDEEKDEKIWELLKEVFEKLKIENSMKIGNWKLEIIYYYFLWNLLSALGYQPEFYKCSSCGKELKPFQLYFSPEQGGIVCNVCAQEIKKEDSLTKLIEIKPDVIKILRLFLQKDWSVLSKLKVEEKNKELLETISEDYLSFVLENF, from the coding sequence ATGGCTGTTCATTATAGGACAAAAAGTTTTTTTATAACAGAGATTGCTCAAGGAGAATCAGATAAATTATTTGTAGTTTATACAAAGGATTTTGGAAAGTTAAAGATTTTAGGAAAAGCAATTAGAAAAATTAAATCAAAGCTAAGGGGCGGAGCAGGGCTTTTTTATCTTTCAGAAATTGAATTTATTCAAGGAAAAACTTATAAAACCTTGACTGATACTATTTTGATTAATAGCTTTCCAGATATAAGAAAAGATTTAGAAAAATTAAAAACTGCTTTTCAAATTAGCGATGTCTTGGATAAATTAGTTAAAGATGAAGAAAAAGACGAGAAAATTTGGGAATTACTGAAAGAAGTTTTTGAGAAATTGAAAATTGAAAATTCAATGAAAATTGGAAATTGGAAATTAGAAATTATATACTACTATTTTCTTTGGAATCTTCTTTCTGCTTTAGGATATCAGCCAGAGTTTTATAAATGTTCATCTTGTGGAAAAGAATTAAAACCATTTCAATTATACTTCAGTCCAGAGCAAGGGGGAATTGTTTGTAATGTTTGCGCTCAGGAAATTAAAAAAGAGGATTCTTTGACTAAATTAATAGAGATAAAGCCAGATGTTATAAAAATTTTACGGCTTTTTCTGCAAAAAGATTGGTCTGTTCTATCAAAGTTAAAAGTTGAAGAAAAAAATAAAGAGTTATTAGAAACAATTTCTGAAGATTATCTTTCTTTTGTTTTGGAAAATTTCTGA
- a CDS encoding class I tRNA ligase family protein has protein sequence MLVEFSKLEKKIIKFWKENRIFEKSIEQRKKAPNFVFYEGPPTANGKPGIHHLEARVFKDMICRYKTMNGFKVIRKSGWDTHGLPVELEVEKKLGLRSKKDIEKFGIIKFNQKCQESVWQYKKDWEDLTEKIGYWLDMKNPYITYETDYIETVWWLLKQIWQKKLLYKDYKVVPYCPRCGTSLSSHEVAQGYKKVKENSIYVKFSIKGQKNTYLLVWTTTPWTLPGNAAVAVNPKFIYAKVKVNNEFLILAKNRIKESGIEGEVIEEFKGKDLIGLKYKPLYKFQIPNIYKIVAGDFVTTEDGTGLVHIAPAFGEDDMNVSKENNLPVLITVDEQGKMMTSGYKWNNLFVKKADPLIIEDLKKRKLLFKEELYEHDYPFCWRCKTPLIYYAQKSWFIKMTKVKRDLIKNNEKINWVPKHLKQGRFGEWLRGLKDWAISRERYWGTPLPIWQCKKCGYQEIIGSKDDLLKQKFSTNKYFILRHGESECFKKHILSYKNKGAGCPLTKKGREQIKKAVQELKKEKIDLIFSSDFLRTKQTAEIISKEIGKKVKYDKRLIEVNIGIFDGKNIKEYRKLFEGKIDKFDKRPFKGESYTDVKKRVYDFLKEVDKKYKNKNILIVSHGGPILMAESIVKGFSQQEITQHWQDRSMDVGELRRLEFKLFPYNKENQELDFHKPYIDEVKFECPKCNNLMKRVPEVIDCWFDSGAMPFAQYHYPFEQEKFKNQFPADYICEAIDQTRGWFYTMLAISTLLDFGTPYKNVISLGHVLDEKGEKMSKSKGNVVDPWHIIEKYGSDAARWYFYTINQPGDSKLFTEKDVDKALKKFILTYYNVYTFFETYVPKENSKLKIQSAKPQRKAQNLLDRWIISRLNELISGVSEKIDNYDITSAARDIEDFVINDLSLWYVRRSRKRFQNPKTKKDFQEASQTLGFVLLSLAKLTAPFVPFISEEICQNSSKNKSVHLEDWPKPDKKAIDKKLEEKMKIVREIVAKGLAQRAKAGIKVRQPLALLEVKSKNEKLKRNKELLGLIKDEVNVKKITFDKTFKLDTKITPKLREEGIIREIIRNIQEMRKKAGYKPKHRVFVRYSGEEKLCEILKKNKKTILKEIVVKDLLEGDRPKRVFDIEKTFKIEGQELWLGIRRI, from the coding sequence ATGTTAGTTGAATTTTCTAAGTTAGAAAAAAAGATTATAAAATTCTGGAAAGAAAACAGGATTTTTGAAAAATCAATTGAGCAGCGAAAAAAAGCGCCCAATTTTGTTTTTTATGAAGGGCCGCCTACTGCCAATGGCAAGCCGGGTATTCATCATCTTGAAGCAAGAGTATTTAAAGATATGATTTGCCGTTATAAGACAATGAATGGCTTTAAGGTAATCAGAAAATCTGGCTGGGATACGCATGGTCTGCCAGTTGAATTGGAGGTTGAGAAAAAATTAGGGCTAAGAAGCAAGAAAGATATTGAGAAATTTGGAATTATAAAATTTAATCAAAAATGCCAGGAATCTGTCTGGCAGTATAAAAAGGACTGGGAAGATTTAACAGAGAAAATTGGTTATTGGCTGGATATGAAAAATCCTTATATTACTTACGAAACCGATTATATTGAAACCGTTTGGTGGCTCTTAAAACAGATATGGCAGAAAAAACTTTTATATAAGGATTATAAAGTTGTGCCATACTGTCCCAGATGCGGAACATCTTTATCTTCCCATGAAGTGGCGCAAGGATACAAGAAAGTCAAAGAAAACTCAATTTATGTAAAGTTTTCTATCAAAGGGCAGAAAAATACATATTTGCTTGTTTGGACTACAACGCCATGGACTTTGCCTGGTAATGCAGCAGTAGCAGTCAACCCGAAGTTTATTTATGCTAAGGTAAAAGTTAATAATGAATTTTTGATTTTGGCGAAAAACAGAATAAAAGAATCTGGCATAGAAGGCGAAGTTATAGAGGAATTTAAAGGAAAAGATTTAATCGGCCTTAAATACAAACCCTTGTATAAATTCCAAATTCCAAACATTTATAAGATAGTTGCTGGAGATTTTGTAACAACAGAGGATGGCACAGGATTGGTTCATATTGCGCCAGCATTTGGTGAGGATGATATGAACGTTAGCAAAGAAAACAATCTTCCTGTTTTGATTACGGTAGATGAGCAGGGCAAGATGATGACTTCAGGATATAAGTGGAATAATTTGTTTGTAAAAAAGGCTGATCCGCTGATTATTGAAGATTTAAAAAAGAGAAAGCTGCTTTTTAAAGAAGAACTGTATGAACATGACTATCCTTTTTGCTGGAGATGCAAGACGCCTTTAATCTACTATGCCCAGAAGAGTTGGTTTATTAAAATGACAAAAGTTAAGAGAGATTTGATTAAAAATAACGAAAAGATAAACTGGGTTCCTAAGCATTTAAAGCAGGGCAGGTTCGGCGAATGGTTGAGAGGATTAAAGGATTGGGCTATCTCCAGAGAAAGATATTGGGGAACTCCATTGCCTATTTGGCAGTGTAAAAAATGCGGTTATCAAGAAATTATCGGAAGCAAAGATGATTTATTAAAACAGAAATTCAGCACTAATAAATATTTTATTTTAAGACATGGAGAATCAGAGTGCTTCAAAAAGCATATTCTTTCTTATAAAAATAAGGGAGCTGGCTGTCCTTTGACTAAAAAAGGCAGGGAGCAAATTAAAAAAGCAGTGCAAGAGTTAAAAAAAGAAAAAATAGATTTAATATTCTCTTCTGATTTTTTAAGAACTAAGCAAACAGCTGAAATTATTTCAAAAGAAATTGGAAAGAAAGTAAAATATGATAAACGTTTAATAGAAGTAAATATTGGTATTTTTGATGGTAAAAATATTAAAGAGTACCGTAAATTATTTGAAGGGAAAATAGATAAATTTGACAAAAGGCCGTTTAAAGGAGAAAGCTACACAGATGTTAAAAAGCGAGTCTACGATTTTCTAAAAGAAGTAGATAAAAAATACAAAAATAAGAATATTTTAATTGTTAGCCATGGCGGTCCAATCTTAATGGCGGAAAGTATTGTTAAAGGATTTTCTCAACAAGAAATTACACAACACTGGCAAGATAGAAGTATGGATGTTGGAGAATTAAGGAGATTAGAATTTAAGCTTTTTCCTTATAATAAAGAAAATCAAGAATTGGATTTTCACAAACCATATATTGATGAAGTAAAATTTGAGTGTCCTAAATGTAATAATTTAATGAAGCGAGTTCCAGAAGTGATTGATTGCTGGTTTGATTCTGGCGCAATGCCGTTTGCCCAGTATCATTACCCTTTTGAGCAAGAAAAATTTAAAAATCAATTTCCAGCTGATTATATTTGCGAAGCAATTGATCAAACAAGAGGCTGGTTTTATACCATGTTGGCAATCTCAACTTTATTAGATTTTGGCACTCCTTATAAAAATGTTATTTCTTTAGGCCATGTTTTAGACGAAAAGGGAGAAAAAATGTCAAAGTCCAAGGGCAATGTGGTTGATCCCTGGCATATAATTGAAAAATATGGTTCAGATGCTGCTCGCTGGTATTTTTATACTATAAATCAGCCAGGCGATTCCAAACTATTTACAGAAAAAGATGTAGATAAGGCATTAAAGAAATTTATTCTTACTTACTATAATGTATATACCTTTTTTGAAACATATGTTCCAAAAGAAAACTCAAAGCTCAAAATTCAAAGTGCAAAGCCACAACGCAAAGCTCAAAACTTGTTAGATAGATGGATAATTTCCAGATTAAATGAATTAATTTCAGGGGTTTCTGAAAAGATAGATAATTACGATATTACTTCAGCGGCCAGAGATATAGAGGATTTTGTTATCAACGATTTATCTTTATGGTATGTGAGAAGATCTAGGAAGAGATTTCAGAACCCCAAAACAAAAAAAGATTTTCAAGAAGCGTCGCAAACTTTGGGATTTGTTCTTCTTAGCTTAGCTAAGTTGACAGCCCCGTTTGTTCCATTTATTTCAGAAGAAATATGCCAAAATTCTTCGAAAAATAAATCTGTTCATTTAGAAGATTGGCCAAAACCAGATAAGAAGGCAATTGATAAGAAATTAGAAGAAAAAATGAAAATAGTGCGGGAAATTGTAGCAAAGGGATTGGCTCAACGAGCAAAGGCAGGAATAAAAGTCCGTCAGCCGCTCGCTTTGCTCGAAGTAAAAAGTAAAAATGAAAAGCTAAAAAGGAATAAAGAATTATTAGGATTGATTAAAGATGAAGTAAATGTGAAAAAAATTACCTTTGATAAAACCTTTAAATTAGATACTAAAATTACGCCGAAGTTAAGAGAAGAAGGAATAATCAGGGAGATTATTCGAAATATTCAAGAAATGCGTAAAAAAGCTGGTTATAAGCCCAAACACCGGGTGTTTGTTAGATATTCTGGGGAAGAAAAGCTCTGTGAAATTTTAAAGAAAAATAAAAAGACAATTTTAAAAGAGATTGTAGTTAAGGACCTTTTAGAGGGTGACAGACCAAAAAGAGTTTTTGATATTGAGAAAACTTTTAAAATAGAAGGCCAAGAACTCTGGCTGGGAATTAGAAGAATTTAA
- a CDS encoding arginine--tRNA ligase → MIREDIKNIVEKACFKAKFSIDRIDFSIEHPEQEKYGDYSTNIAMQISKTLKKDPMEIAKIINNHLLIIDPEFLEKVEIVKPGFVNFFISKEYLQKQVKEILKKREKFGDLNIGKNKKIQIEFISANPTGPLTIGNARGGPFGDVLANVLKKSGFKIEKAYYINDFGKQILALGHSVLKDKEAVYKGEYIDKLHKQIKEKDPYKAGQKSAKIIIDEMIKKTVRKMGIKYDEWFFESRLYKSGKVDEIIEFLKKKKLVYKKDGALWFKSSKYGDNRDRVLVKQDGSKTYLAGDIAYHRYKFEKKKFTKVINVWGTDHYGDIPGLKAGIEALGHKDKLEIILHQFVTILRKGEKQRMSKRKGVYFTIDELLDEVGSDVMRFFFLQKSINTHLNFDIALAREQSEKNPVYYIQYAYARIHSILAKSKYETPAFAKASAGKQNLKVLNHPTELKLIKQLIRFPEIIEDTTKDYQVQRIPQYAFDLANVFHQFYRDCKVITEDKALFQSRLALIEAVKIVLKNALDLMGISAPKKM, encoded by the coding sequence ATGATTAGAGAGGATATAAAAAATATAGTTGAAAAGGCATGTTTTAAAGCAAAATTTTCTATAGATAGGATTGATTTTTCTATTGAGCATCCGGAACAGGAAAAATATGGCGATTATTCCACAAATATCGCTATGCAGATTAGTAAAACCCTTAAGAAAGATCCAATGGAAATAGCAAAAATTATTAATAATCACTTATTGATTATTGATCCAGAGTTTTTAGAGAAAGTTGAGATTGTAAAGCCCGGGTTTGTCAATTTTTTTATTTCTAAAGAATATTTGCAGAAACAAGTTAAAGAAATTTTAAAGAAAAGAGAAAAATTCGGAGATTTAAATATTGGTAAAAATAAAAAAATCCAAATAGAGTTTATTTCAGCAAATCCTACTGGTCCTTTAACTATTGGTAATGCCAGAGGAGGACCGTTCGGCGATGTTTTAGCAAATGTTTTAAAAAAATCAGGATTTAAAATAGAAAAAGCATACTATATCAATGATTTTGGAAAACAGATTTTAGCTCTTGGCCATTCTGTTTTAAAAGATAAAGAAGCAGTTTATAAGGGAGAATATATAGATAAGCTTCATAAACAAATAAAAGAAAAAGATCCATATAAAGCTGGACAAAAATCAGCAAAGATTATTATAGATGAAATGATTAAAAAAACAGTTCGGAAAATGGGTATTAAATATGATGAATGGTTTTTTGAAAGCCGGCTTTATAAATCAGGAAAAGTTGATGAAATAATAGAGTTTTTAAAAAAGAAAAAGCTGGTTTATAAAAAAGATGGAGCTTTATGGTTTAAATCCTCAAAGTATGGTGATAATAGAGATAGGGTGTTAGTTAAACAAGATGGTTCTAAAACATATTTAGCTGGAGATATCGCCTATCATAGATATAAATTTGAAAAGAAAAAATTTACTAAAGTGATAAATGTTTGGGGAACTGACCATTATGGAGATATTCCAGGACTAAAAGCTGGAATAGAAGCTTTAGGACATAAAGATAAACTGGAAATTATTCTACATCAGTTTGTAACTATTTTAAGAAAAGGGGAAAAACAGAGAATGTCAAAAAGAAAAGGAGTTTATTTTACTATTGATGAGTTGCTTGATGAAGTTGGTTCTGATGTAATGAGGTTCTTTTTTCTGCAAAAATCTATAAATACACATTTGAATTTTGACATAGCATTAGCTAGAGAACAGTCAGAGAAAAATCCGGTTTATTATATACAATACGCCTATGCTCGGATACACAGTATCCTCGCAAAGTCAAAATACGAAACTCCCGCCTTCGCTAAAGCTTCGGCGGGCAAGCAAAACTTAAAAGTATTAAATCATCCAACTGAATTAAAACTTATTAAACAGCTTATTAGATTTCCAGAGATTATAGAGGATACTACTAAAGATTATCAGGTTCAGAGAATTCCTCAATACGCTTTTGATTTAGCAAATGTTTTTCATCAGTTTTATCGCGATTGCAAAGTTATTACAGAAGACAAAGCGCTTTTCCAAAGCCGTTTAGCTTTAATTGAGGCGGTTAAAATCGTTTTAAAAAATGCTCTTGATTTAATGGGCATTTCCGCGCCAAAAAAAATGTAA
- the smpB gene encoding SsrA-binding protein SmpB: protein MSILAQNKKAYFDYEILETYEAGIVLIGQEVKAIKTGHVSLKGSYVVIKNQEMFLIGANIPPYQPKNAPSNYSPERSRKLLLKKSEIKSLIGKSKQKGLTLMPLKMYTKRGKIKLLFGLAKGKKEYDKREKIKKREFEIEKERIIREKI, encoded by the coding sequence ATGAGTATTCTTGCTCAAAATAAAAAAGCATATTTTGATTATGAAATTTTAGAAACCTATGAAGCAGGGATTGTTTTGATTGGCCAAGAAGTAAAAGCAATTAAAACCGGCCATGTCAGCTTGAAGGGTTCTTATGTCGTAATTAAAAACCAGGAAATGTTTTTAATTGGAGCTAATATTCCGCCATATCAGCCGAAAAACGCGCCATCTAATTATAGTCCAGAACGTTCCAGAAAACTGCTTTTAAAAAAATCAGAAATCAAATCTTTAATCGGCAAATCCAAGCAAAAGGGCTTGACTTTAATGCCTTTAAAGATGTATACTAAGAGAGGAAAAATAAAATTATTGTTTGGATTGGCAAAAGGCAAGAAAGAATATGACAAAAGAGAGAAAATAAAAAAAAGAGAGTTTGAAATAGAAAAAGAAAGAATTATTAGAGAAAAAATCTAA
- the infC gene encoding translation initiation factor IF-3, with product MFKRALVNNRIWAKEVRVIDETGKNLGVLKLNEALQIARERNLDLIQITEKLDTPVCKIMDYGKYEYSEKKQEKKSAQKQKSGEMKGIKLGFNISPHDLEIRAKQAEKFLKQGNRVRIEMRLRGREKALQGFAREKINKFTETLGNLIPYKIEKELKKEPRGLTMIIAKQ from the coding sequence TTGTTTAAAAGAGCTTTAGTCAACAATAGAATATGGGCAAAGGAAGTAAGAGTGATTGATGAGACAGGAAAGAATTTAGGAGTTTTGAAATTGAATGAAGCGCTCCAAATAGCTCGGGAGCGCAATTTAGATTTAATACAAATTACAGAAAAGCTAGATACGCCTGTTTGCAAAATAATGGATTACGGAAAGTACGAATATTCAGAAAAAAAACAGGAAAAAAAATCAGCTCAAAAACAAAAAAGCGGAGAAATGAAAGGGATAAAACTGGGATTTAATATCTCTCCTCATGATTTAGAAATACGAGCCAAGCAAGCGGAGAAATTTTTAAAACAAGGGAATAGGGTCAGAATAGAAATGCGTCTGCGAGGAAGAGAAAAAGCTCTGCAAGGTTTTGCCAGAGAGAAAATCAATAAGTTTACAGAAACATTAGGAAATCTTATCCCATACAAGATAGAAAAGGAATTAAAAAAAGAACCAAGAGGACTAACAATGATAATTGCTAAACAATAA
- the rpmI gene encoding 50S ribosomal protein L35: MKTRKSITKRFKITKTGKILRRPCGQDHQLAKKSGNKRRQSRKWVLVSKWETKKIKKLLGA, encoded by the coding sequence ATGAAAACAAGAAAATCTATTACAAAAAGGTTTAAAATTACTAAAACTGGGAAGATTCTACGGAGGCCGTGCGGGCAAGACCATCAGCTGGCAAAAAAAAGCGGTAATAAAAGAAGACAATCCAGAAAATGGGTTTTGGTTTCTAAATGGGAAACAAAAAAGATAAAAAAATTATTAGGAGCATAA
- the rplT gene encoding 50S ribosomal protein L20, protein MVRVKRGTTAHKRRKNILKHAKGFKWGRKSKYKAAKDALAHAWSYAYRDRRTKKRNFRRLWQIQINAACREQGISYSKFIAGLKKNKIELDRKILSELAKKNPEVFKKIVEKVKS, encoded by the coding sequence ATGGTTAGAGTAAAAAGAGGAACAACTGCGCATAAACGCAGAAAAAATATATTAAAGCATGCTAAGGGTTTTAAATGGGGAAGAAAATCAAAATATAAGGCAGCCAAAGATGCATTGGCTCATGCATGGTCTTATGCTTATAGAGACAGAAGAACTAAAAAAAGAAATTTCAGGCGGCTTTGGCAGATTCAAATTAATGCTGCCTGCCGCGAACAAGGAATTTCTTACAGCAAATTCATTGCCGGTTTGAAAAAGAATAAAATTGAATTAGATAGAAAAATCTTGTCAGAATTAGCTAAAAAAAATCCTGAAGTTTTCAAAAAAATTGTTGAGAAAGTAAAATCGTAA
- a CDS encoding NUDIX domain-containing protein, giving the protein MPFEKSAGAVIFRKEKDKIYYLLLHYPSGSRSQEDYWDFSKGHIEKGEKELETVKREAEEETGIKDLKFVNGFKEWIKYFFKFKKENIFKIVTFYLAETKIEKIKLSPEHIGFQWLLYEQATKRLKFDNTKEVLKKANDFIEKKRYSKSET; this is encoded by the coding sequence ATGCCTTTTGAAAAATCTGCTGGAGCAGTAATTTTTAGAAAAGAAAAAGATAAAATTTATTATCTTCTTTTACATTATCCTTCTGGTTCAAGATCCCAGGAAGATTATTGGGATTTTTCCAAAGGCCATATTGAAAAAGGAGAAAAAGAATTAGAAACAGTGAAAAGAGAGGCCGAAGAAGAAACAGGAATTAAAGATTTAAAATTTGTTAATGGATTTAAAGAATGGATAAAATATTTTTTTAAATTTAAGAAGGAAAACATTTTTAAGATAGTCACTTTCTATTTAGCTGAAACAAAAATAGAAAAAATAAAGCTTTCTCCTGAACATATTGGCTTTCAGTGGCTGCTATATGAGCAGGCAACAAAGCGGCTTAAATTTGATAATACTAAAGAAGTTCTCAAAAAAGCCAATGATTTTATTGAAAAAAAGCGCTACAGCAAATCAGAGACTTGA